In Bradyrhizobium erythrophlei, a single genomic region encodes these proteins:
- a CDS encoding putative bifunctional diguanylate cyclase/phosphodiesterase, with protein sequence MSNSHTNLREAFSPPDQVADAADGQPAAQPRLLIVDDISDNRSILKRRFERRGFDVAEAESGLIAIDMIEKTPFDLVLLDVMMPGIDGMETLKRIRSQKSASALPVIMVTAKSESDNIVDALEQGANDYVTKPVDFAVALARVNTQLSRRRAEQQVAAANEELRKANEDLERRVEERTHRLIDANQRLKEEIADREELQAKSQYLAYHDSLTGLGNRLLFKEQLDEALKDVSVTPHPLAVLFLDLDGFKAVNDTLGHSVGDLLLKSIAAKLRDLLPSTDRIARLGGDEFAILQMSSPQPTSSTLLAERIIEIVAEPHNIDGHEVTVGASIGIAIARPGEMSTESLLKSADLAMYSAKSDGRGTYRIFDPQMDAVIQTRRSLERDMRTSLAQGGFELYYQPLVNLQTKRVTAFEALMRWNHRDRGAVPPSEFIPVAEDMGLIVQLGEWALRQACAEAVEWPDDIRISVNLSPLQFSKGNLVSTVVSALASSGLPASRLELEITESVLLEKSERNITVLNRLRELGVRISMDDFGTGYSSIGYLRSFPFDKIKIDKSFVRDLLVDEGSLAIVRAIAGLGVSFGITTTAEGVETEEQVRCLNLEGCIEVQGYFYSKPIVASQVAGVLAKLNEQ encoded by the coding sequence ATGTCCAATTCCCATACTAATCTCCGCGAGGCTTTTTCGCCTCCCGATCAAGTGGCCGATGCAGCGGACGGCCAGCCTGCGGCGCAGCCGCGCTTGTTGATCGTCGACGATATCAGCGACAACCGCTCAATTCTCAAACGGCGCTTCGAGCGCCGGGGCTTTGATGTCGCCGAAGCCGAGTCGGGCCTGATTGCCATTGACATGATCGAGAAGACTCCGTTCGATCTGGTTCTCCTCGACGTGATGATGCCGGGCATCGACGGAATGGAGACGCTTAAGCGCATTCGCAGCCAGAAATCCGCCTCCGCGCTGCCGGTGATCATGGTCACCGCCAAATCGGAAAGCGACAATATTGTCGATGCGCTCGAGCAGGGCGCCAATGATTACGTCACCAAGCCGGTTGACTTCGCTGTGGCGCTGGCGCGCGTGAATACGCAGCTGAGCCGCCGGCGTGCCGAGCAGCAGGTAGCGGCGGCCAACGAGGAATTGCGCAAGGCCAACGAAGACCTCGAGCGTCGCGTCGAGGAGCGGACCCATCGGCTGATCGATGCCAATCAGCGGCTCAAGGAAGAGATAGCGGATCGCGAGGAATTGCAGGCAAAATCGCAGTATCTGGCCTATCACGATTCCCTGACCGGCCTCGGCAATCGGCTTTTGTTCAAGGAACAGCTCGATGAGGCGCTAAAGGACGTCTCGGTGACGCCGCATCCTTTGGCGGTGCTGTTCCTGGACCTCGATGGCTTCAAAGCCGTCAATGATACGCTTGGACATTCCGTCGGCGATTTGTTGTTGAAGTCCATCGCGGCGAAGCTGCGCGATCTGCTTCCCTCCACCGACCGGATCGCCCGACTCGGAGGCGACGAGTTTGCCATCCTTCAGATGTCGAGCCCGCAGCCCACATCTTCGACGTTGCTCGCGGAGCGGATCATCGAAATCGTCGCTGAGCCGCACAATATCGATGGTCATGAAGTCACCGTCGGCGCCAGCATAGGCATCGCGATCGCCCGTCCTGGCGAAATGAGCACCGAAAGCCTGCTCAAGAGCGCCGATCTCGCCATGTATAGCGCCAAGTCCGATGGCCGCGGCACCTACCGAATTTTCGACCCGCAGATGGACGCGGTTATTCAGACGCGGCGTTCGCTTGAGAGGGATATGCGGACCTCGCTCGCGCAGGGCGGATTCGAGCTCTACTACCAGCCGCTGGTCAACTTGCAGACGAAGCGGGTGACGGCCTTCGAAGCGCTGATGCGCTGGAACCACAGGGATCGCGGCGCGGTCCCGCCGTCGGAGTTTATTCCGGTCGCCGAGGATATGGGCCTTATCGTCCAGCTCGGCGAATGGGCCCTTCGGCAGGCGTGTGCAGAAGCAGTGGAATGGCCGGACGATATCCGGATATCCGTCAACCTGTCGCCGCTACAATTCTCAAAGGGGAATTTGGTGTCCACCGTCGTGAGCGCGCTGGCTTCCTCTGGCCTCCCGGCTTCTCGGCTTGAGCTGGAAATCACTGAATCTGTCTTGTTGGAAAAGTCCGAGCGCAATATTACGGTTTTGAATCGACTGCGCGAACTTGGCGTCCGCATCTCGATGGACGATTTTGGTACGGGTTATTCGAGTATCGGTTATTTACGCAGCTTCCCATTCGACAAGATAAAGATCGACAAGTCGTTCGTGCGTGACTTGCTCGTCGATGAGGGGAGCCTTGCGATCGTTCGCGCAATTGCCGGGCTCGGCGTCAGCTTTGGAATTACGACCACCGCCGAAGGCGTCGAGACCGAGGAGCAAGTGCGCTGTCTAAATCTCGAAGGCTGCATCGAGGTTCAAGGATATTTTTATAGCAAACCCATTGTGGCGAGCCAAGTCGCCGGCGTGCTCGCAAAATTGAACGAACAGTAA
- a CDS encoding outer membrane protein, with protein MSLAAAVGTVLGSCASLAADLPRAYTKAPPVDQAPPSWSGCYLGGNVGAGWDKTHSDGTGFASEVFVPPFDYGSSSGSAVIGGGQIGCDYQFASNWIIGIQVKADFGKITSSNAVAPFPGITASYQLKNTEEVTARLGYAVAPAVLAYVKGGVAWANAGASALALPVLAENASFTRTGYTVGGGLEWKFAPGWSVFGEYNYLDFGTKSTNLYATGLIPAFGTAGALADTISLRLRSQEALVGVNYRFD; from the coding sequence GTGTCCCTCGCTGCAGCTGTCGGCACCGTGTTGGGGTCATGCGCATCTCTTGCGGCAGACCTGCCGCGGGCCTACACCAAAGCGCCGCCGGTTGATCAGGCACCGCCGAGCTGGAGCGGATGTTATCTCGGCGGCAACGTCGGCGCGGGCTGGGACAAAACCCACAGCGACGGAACTGGCTTTGCCAGTGAGGTGTTCGTGCCTCCGTTCGACTACGGCAGCAGCAGCGGCTCGGCCGTCATCGGCGGTGGCCAGATCGGCTGCGATTACCAGTTCGCATCGAACTGGATCATCGGCATCCAGGTTAAGGCGGATTTCGGAAAGATCACGTCGAGCAACGCCGTTGCCCCGTTTCCCGGCATCACCGCTTCCTACCAGCTGAAGAACACCGAAGAAGTCACCGCGCGCCTTGGTTACGCGGTCGCGCCCGCCGTTCTCGCTTACGTCAAGGGCGGCGTCGCGTGGGCCAACGCCGGCGCTTCGGCGCTTGCCCTCCCGGTGCTGGCGGAAAACGCCAGCTTCACCCGCACCGGCTACACGGTCGGCGGCGGCCTCGAATGGAAGTTTGCTCCCGGCTGGTCGGTCTTCGGCGAGTACAACTATCTGGATTTCGGGACCAAGAGCACCAATCTCTACGCGACCGGCCTGATCCCGGCCTTCGGCACAGCCGGCGCGCTGGCGGATACCATTTCGTTGCGGCTTCGCAGCCAGGAGGCGCTCGTCGGCGTCAATTACAGGTTCGATTGA
- a CDS encoding methyltransferase, with product MKANALALLARSDYTRGERLRERFLTHLCFKSLGTSNGVPVMKIWSFAKHAFMTFWYGYVKLLNMIFPSIVVRGKRLVVFPDVYKPLENEYACADYCREGDRVLDLGCGSGVGAVFCAPKAHELLAVDINPSAVKNTEENCRLNGVNNVVVKQSDMFSSVDGKFDLILANPPYLEADFEDKEKQFATSVRYLPTLFAHVGEHLADNGRLLIQYPMWFRGLIERLGAERGLKLVEVRRMPLKSPALLLLSLLYMQFGFRSAFYLLEPMRTPEAKRLAA from the coding sequence ATGAAGGCCAATGCACTCGCCCTGCTCGCTCGGTCCGATTACACCAGGGGCGAACGCCTTCGAGAAAGGTTCTTAACCCACTTGTGTTTCAAATCGCTGGGCACGAGCAATGGAGTTCCGGTTATGAAGATTTGGTCGTTTGCCAAGCACGCATTCATGACCTTCTGGTATGGATACGTCAAATTACTAAATATGATTTTTCCGTCGATCGTCGTCCGGGGAAAGCGACTCGTCGTATTTCCTGACGTTTATAAGCCGCTGGAAAATGAATACGCTTGTGCCGATTACTGCCGCGAGGGCGACAGGGTACTGGACCTGGGTTGCGGGAGCGGTGTCGGAGCGGTGTTCTGCGCGCCGAAGGCGCACGAACTGCTCGCTGTCGATATCAACCCGTCAGCCGTCAAGAATACGGAAGAGAATTGCCGCCTCAACGGCGTGAACAATGTCGTGGTTAAGCAAAGCGACATGTTTTCCAGCGTTGACGGCAAGTTCGATCTGATTCTGGCTAACCCGCCCTATCTCGAGGCGGATTTCGAGGACAAGGAAAAACAGTTTGCAACTTCGGTGCGTTACCTGCCCACTCTTTTCGCACATGTCGGTGAACACCTCGCGGATAACGGCCGGCTCCTCATTCAATATCCGATGTGGTTTCGGGGGCTGATCGAAAGACTCGGGGCAGAGCGAGGCCTGAAGCTGGTGGAGGTACGGCGGATGCCGCTTAAGTCTCCTGCGCTTCTTCTCCTTAGCCTGCTCTATATGCAATTCGGTTTCCGGTCCGCCTTTTACCTGCTGGAACCGATGCGAACGCCCGAAGCGAAAAGGCTCGCCGCCTAG
- a CDS encoding aminotransferase class I/II-fold pyridoxal phosphate-dependent enzyme — MTTDTYAQVPAAALTGSMRDFRVPGGADLLGRTEGFYRWQDLRRQNGLWPFSRATEDGPKTICAAQDDSGNRMQGVNFASQDYLSLASHPEIKATAIETIERCGVHSAGSPALVGNTSHSVSLERKIAEFLNMEHVVLYPTGWGAGFGVVKGLVRSADHVVMDMLSHSCLQEGANAATNNIHLFRHLDNDYCRDILAKIRAKDKDNGILVITEGLFSMDSDTPKLLELQELCREYRATLVVDVAHDLGCLGKEGRGHIGMQDMLGKIDVVMGSFSKTFASNGGFVASRSRAVKEYLRFYSAPATFSNALSPAQAATILKAFDIVDSLEGRMLRLELLANVLSLRRELTEAGLEFYGDPSAIVCVKMGSEGLARLVSRRLPGLGLVANLVEFPAVPKGAARIRMQVMADHSEQNISDAVRILKTAKTEAEQELESLGNEAQPARRTAA; from the coding sequence ATGACTACCGACACCTATGCGCAAGTGCCTGCGGCTGCCTTGACGGGCAGCATGCGTGATTTTCGCGTGCCGGGCGGCGCTGACCTGCTGGGCCGGACCGAAGGTTTTTACCGCTGGCAGGACCTACGCCGGCAAAATGGCCTTTGGCCGTTCTCGCGCGCGACCGAAGACGGGCCGAAGACGATCTGCGCGGCGCAGGACGACAGCGGCAACAGGATGCAAGGCGTCAACTTCGCATCGCAGGACTATCTCAGTCTGGCTTCACATCCCGAGATCAAGGCTACCGCGATCGAAACCATCGAGCGCTGCGGCGTTCACAGCGCGGGCTCGCCCGCGCTCGTCGGCAACACCTCGCATTCGGTTTCGCTCGAGCGCAAGATCGCGGAATTTCTCAACATGGAGCACGTCGTTCTGTATCCGACCGGATGGGGCGCTGGCTTTGGCGTTGTGAAAGGCCTGGTGCGGTCGGCCGATCACGTCGTCATGGACATGCTTTCGCATTCCTGCCTTCAGGAAGGCGCAAACGCCGCCACCAACAACATCCATCTGTTCCGGCACCTCGACAACGACTATTGCCGCGACATCCTGGCCAAGATCCGCGCCAAGGACAAGGATAACGGCATTCTGGTGATCACCGAAGGCCTGTTCTCGATGGACTCGGACACGCCCAAGCTTCTCGAGCTTCAGGAACTCTGCCGCGAATACCGGGCGACGCTGGTCGTCGACGTCGCGCATGATCTCGGCTGCCTCGGCAAGGAAGGCCGCGGCCATATCGGCATGCAGGACATGTTGGGCAAGATCGACGTGGTGATGGGAAGCTTCTCGAAGACGTTCGCCTCGAATGGCGGATTCGTCGCGAGCAGGAGCCGCGCGGTAAAGGAATATCTGCGTTTTTACAGCGCGCCGGCAACCTTCTCCAACGCGCTGTCGCCCGCACAGGCGGCGACCATCCTGAAGGCGTTCGACATTGTCGATTCGCTCGAAGGGCGCATGCTGCGGCTTGAACTGCTCGCCAACGTCCTGTCGCTCCGCCGCGAACTGACCGAGGCGGGCCTGGAATTTTATGGCGATCCATCGGCAATCGTTTGCGTCAAAATGGGGTCGGAAGGACTTGCCCGACTCGTATCGCGTCGCCTGCCCGGTCTTGGCCTGGTCGCCAACCTGGTCGAGTTTCCCGCGGTCCCGAAGGGCGCCGCACGTATTCGCATGCAGGTCATGGCAGACCACAGCGAGCAGAATATCAGCGATGCGGTTCGAATCCTGAAGACGGCCAAGACGGAAGCTGAGCAGGAGCTCGAAAGCCTTGGCAACGAAGCGCAGCCTGCCAGACGAACGGCCGCGTAA
- a CDS encoding sensor histidine kinase has protein sequence MKAKLATAIAALDRLVNYFIPAKIAADRDTRNRAHVFLVSHILGPFIGSVVPITIYLLDPEPGYDVAVLATSIIAFWAFPFVLRAGVPYNPLALISIENLIFCILWSCYFYGGVTSPTLAWVLVIPLLAFFYLGSSVRLRLIFQAMLAVNVAIFGVFYFLGFHVNNSLPVAAMQGLGLVSTTAAAIYVAMMALYYAQVQASQGELEGEMRQHMATATALRAATEEAERAGAAKAEFLAKMSHELRTPLNAVIGYSQILLEDAEIEGDNASVADLFKIHVAGQHLLKLVNEILDLSKIEAGKMELDLEEVDIRELLEQVVENARAAAIGNGNAFNASISPRLGMALCDAGRFKNMASQLLDNAAKFTQNGKIEFIADRILYESGDQLVVDVIDTGIGISPDQITHLFEKFTVADDSSTSKYGGTGLGLALSQKLCKLMGGEISVESTLGKGSRFTIRMPLVAGRRRTDADAAATLVPESSEQPLQSAAEVHHA, from the coding sequence ATGAAAGCCAAACTTGCAACGGCAATTGCTGCGCTCGATCGTCTGGTTAATTATTTCATTCCAGCCAAGATCGCAGCCGATCGCGATACGCGAAACCGGGCGCACGTATTTCTGGTCAGCCACATTCTCGGCCCGTTCATCGGAAGCGTGGTTCCGATCACGATCTATCTGCTGGATCCGGAGCCCGGGTATGACGTCGCGGTTCTGGCGACATCGATCATCGCATTCTGGGCGTTTCCCTTCGTGCTGCGCGCGGGCGTCCCTTACAACCCGCTGGCACTGATCTCGATCGAGAACCTGATCTTCTGCATCCTGTGGAGCTGCTATTTCTACGGCGGCGTTACCTCGCCGACGCTCGCCTGGGTGCTCGTCATTCCCTTGCTCGCGTTCTTCTATCTTGGCTCGTCGGTCAGGTTGCGCCTGATCTTCCAGGCGATGCTTGCCGTCAATGTTGCGATCTTCGGCGTCTTCTATTTTCTTGGTTTCCACGTCAATAACAGCCTCCCGGTCGCCGCCATGCAGGGCCTTGGCCTGGTATCGACGACGGCCGCGGCTATCTACGTGGCGATGATGGCGCTCTATTACGCGCAGGTTCAAGCCTCGCAAGGCGAGCTCGAAGGCGAGATGCGCCAGCACATGGCGACCGCAACCGCGTTGCGTGCCGCCACCGAAGAAGCCGAGCGCGCCGGTGCGGCTAAGGCCGAGTTTCTGGCCAAGATGAGCCACGAATTGCGCACCCCCCTCAACGCCGTCATCGGCTACAGCCAGATCCTGCTCGAAGACGCCGAGATCGAAGGCGATAACGCCAGCGTTGCGGATCTTTTCAAGATTCACGTGGCCGGCCAGCACCTCCTGAAACTCGTCAACGAGATCCTCGATTTGTCGAAGATCGAAGCCGGAAAAATGGAGCTCGACCTCGAGGAGGTCGATATCCGCGAATTGCTTGAGCAAGTCGTGGAAAACGCTAGGGCCGCCGCCATCGGCAACGGCAACGCGTTCAACGCCTCGATCTCGCCTCGTCTGGGCATGGCGCTTTGCGACGCCGGCCGATTCAAGAACATGGCGAGCCAGTTGCTGGATAACGCCGCCAAATTCACGCAAAACGGCAAGATCGAGTTCATTGCCGATCGTATCCTGTACGAAAGCGGCGACCAGCTCGTGGTTGACGTCATCGACACCGGCATCGGAATTTCGCCGGATCAGATCACGCATCTTTTCGAAAAATTCACCGTGGCGGACGATTCCAGCACCAGCAAATACGGCGGAACCGGACTGGGTCTGGCACTCAGCCAAAAACTCTGCAAACTGATGGGTGGAGAGATTTCGGTCGAAAGCACGCTCGGAAAGGGCAGCCGCTTCACGATCCGGATGCCGTTGGTCGCGGGCCGGAGACGGACCGATGCCGATGCGGCCGCTACTCTTGTGCCGGAGAGTTCTGAACAGCCGCTTCAGTCTGCTGCGGAAGTCCATCATGCATAA
- a CDS encoding sensor histidine kinase yields the protein MLIWSRLVRLMDWFIPAAAKLERSEYGLAQNYVFTHLFGPLLSQSISIFLYLSDPHPGFACWTIIIGIWLFWTLPFVYKYTGNLQLSALISVELLAFASLFGAYFYGGVSSPFLPWLLVSLLLGFFYLSERPILVVGLFTFNITGFVIAYLAYGFPDLLSHEQLSMVGWISILSATIYMSWMAIYYANMISMRSDLEREAERHRETAVRLREAKDMADRANRAKSIFLAKMSHELRTPLNAVIGFSEILLDDVELDGKNSRKKADLERINSAGKHLLSLVTDVLDLSKIESNHIELKIEKFDLDEMVREVVATVEPMVTEHQNRLVVKCPPDLGVVSTDQTKLRQAALNLLSNAAKFTRDGTVTLTVQRRKSLVGDWIEIQVQDTGIGIAESDIGRLFQNFGQANRSTSSKYGGTGLGLALSQKLCALMGGGISVKSEVGQGSSFTIRVLACMTKQKDTEDNAGVVLNFAHSPAA from the coding sequence ATGCTCATCTGGAGCCGGCTTGTCAGGTTAATGGACTGGTTCATTCCGGCTGCCGCCAAGCTGGAGCGCTCCGAGTATGGTCTCGCGCAGAACTACGTCTTTACGCATCTGTTCGGGCCCCTGCTCTCGCAGTCGATCAGCATCTTTCTTTATCTGAGCGATCCACATCCCGGATTTGCGTGCTGGACGATCATCATCGGCATCTGGCTGTTCTGGACGTTGCCGTTCGTCTACAAGTACACGGGCAATTTGCAGCTGTCGGCCCTGATCTCGGTCGAGCTACTCGCTTTCGCCTCGCTGTTCGGGGCCTACTTTTACGGCGGCGTCAGTTCGCCGTTCCTGCCGTGGCTGCTGGTCAGCCTGTTGCTTGGATTTTTCTATCTCTCGGAGCGGCCGATCCTGGTTGTCGGGTTGTTCACGTTCAACATTACGGGCTTTGTGATCGCATATCTCGCCTATGGCTTTCCGGACCTGCTTTCCCATGAGCAGCTTTCGATGGTCGGCTGGATATCGATCCTCTCGGCGACGATCTATATGTCCTGGATGGCGATCTACTACGCCAACATGATTTCGATGCGGTCCGACCTTGAACGGGAGGCGGAGCGGCATCGCGAGACGGCGGTTCGCCTGCGCGAGGCCAAGGACATGGCGGACCGGGCCAACCGCGCGAAATCGATCTTTCTCGCCAAGATGAGCCACGAGCTTCGCACGCCGCTCAACGCGGTGATTGGCTTTTCCGAAATCCTGCTCGATGACGTCGAACTCGACGGCAAGAACAGCCGGAAGAAGGCCGACCTCGAACGCATCAACTCTGCCGGTAAGCATCTGTTATCGCTGGTGACCGACGTTCTCGACCTTTCGAAAATCGAATCCAACCATATCGAACTGAAGATCGAGAAGTTCGATCTCGATGAAATGGTGCGGGAGGTGGTTGCCACGGTCGAGCCAATGGTGACCGAGCACCAGAACAGACTGGTGGTCAAATGCCCGCCGGATCTCGGCGTCGTCTCGACAGACCAAACCAAGTTGCGGCAGGCGGCCCTCAATCTTTTGAGCAACGCCGCAAAATTTACCCGTGACGGAACGGTCACGCTCACGGTCCAGCGCCGCAAGAGTCTGGTTGGCGACTGGATCGAGATCCAGGTTCAGGATACCGGCATCGGCATCGCCGAGTCCGACATCGGACGGCTGTTTCAGAATTTCGGTCAGGCCAACCGCTCGACCTCCAGCAAATACGGTGGCACGGGCCTGGGGCTCGCGCTCAGTCAGAAGCTGTGTGCGCTGATGGGTGGCGGCATTTCCGTTAAGAGCGAAGTCGGCCAGGGCTCGAGCTTCACGATTCGCGTGCTCGCCTGCATGACCAAACAAAAAGATACGGAAGACAACGCCGGCGTCGTTTTAAATTTCGCACATTCACCAGCAGCATAA
- a CDS encoding response regulator, translating to MHKILLVEDNEMNRDMLTRRLQRHGFSVCCAVDGVSGVAMAASESPDLILMDVALGEMDGWEATQLIKANPATSAIPIIALTAHALASDRARSVEVGCSGFDTKPVDLQRLLGKMRALLPADNQTSAAVA from the coding sequence ATGCATAAGATTCTGCTTGTCGAAGATAATGAAATGAACCGGGACATGCTGACCCGGCGCTTGCAGCGTCACGGATTTTCGGTGTGCTGCGCCGTTGATGGCGTCTCCGGCGTCGCCATGGCGGCGAGCGAATCTCCCGACCTGATTCTGATGGATGTCGCGCTCGGCGAAATGGACGGCTGGGAGGCAACCCAGTTGATCAAGGCCAATCCGGCGACATCAGCGATTCCGATCATCGCGCTGACCGCTCATGCGCTCGCCAGCGACCGCGCCAGGAGTGTGGAAGTCGGCTGCTCCGGCTTCGACACCAAGCCGGTGGACCTGCAGCGCCTGCTCGGCAAGATGCGGGCGCTGTTGCCTGCGGATAATCAGACCAGCGCGGCGGTTGCATAA
- a CDS encoding ATP-binding response regulator, whose amino-acid sequence MQKAKMSPQRLDQLRAEQVAGFYRNSTPGTAGGMIVAPILSGLLVYEKAISFGVAAIFVLLLASSTVGRLALIRSYKKAEPPAKDWRRWANFAIVTALIGGSCWGLGGLFLMDPGRPEYQFMVLMTCAALAAGAITAFGTYLPSYYCNLFTIMAPGCVWSALQGDALHWTYAILDVIWVVVVAVLANSFSKLLIDSLELQFANLDLANDLLVQKEFAEAANVAKSRFLASASHDLRQPVHALGMFVGALRDRPLDEVSGRLVRQIQNSIGTLDSLFSAILDISRLDAGVIESGPQAFAIHPMLERICRDEIPEIDRKGIELRLVHCSLFVRTDPVLLERVLRNLVSNAVRYTDAGRVVVGCRRGARLSVQVWDSGRGIPADQQDLIFQEFYQIGNSERDRAQGLGLGLAIVRRLTRILDIPMQMQSRVARGSVFKLSIPVAAERSVAIEPSQGLPAVAQASRFILVIDDEVEIQEGMKALLTGWGHSVVTASSCAEMLEYATAFITTPSLIISDYRLRNGEDGILAIERLRSEFNSDIPAILITGDTTPDRIRDAVISDCFLMHKPVSDNRLRASIAKLTAEVPGRL is encoded by the coding sequence GTGCAGAAGGCGAAGATGTCCCCTCAGCGACTCGATCAATTGCGCGCAGAGCAGGTCGCAGGATTCTATCGTAATTCTACGCCGGGCACGGCGGGTGGCATGATCGTAGCGCCGATTCTCTCAGGGCTGCTGGTTTACGAAAAGGCTATCTCTTTCGGTGTGGCTGCCATTTTCGTGCTGCTGTTGGCTTCAAGCACTGTCGGACGATTAGCTTTGATCCGGTCCTATAAGAAGGCGGAGCCACCGGCCAAAGACTGGCGCCGTTGGGCCAATTTCGCGATCGTGACTGCGCTCATTGGCGGCTCGTGCTGGGGATTAGGCGGGCTGTTCTTAATGGATCCTGGTCGTCCAGAATATCAGTTTATGGTTCTTATGACGTGCGCCGCGCTTGCAGCTGGAGCGATCACGGCGTTTGGTACCTACTTGCCGTCCTATTACTGCAATTTGTTCACCATCATGGCGCCGGGTTGCGTTTGGTCCGCGTTGCAGGGAGATGCCTTGCACTGGACTTACGCCATCCTTGACGTGATCTGGGTGGTCGTTGTCGCTGTTCTCGCAAATTCGTTTAGCAAATTGTTGATCGACTCGCTCGAACTGCAATTTGCCAACCTCGACCTTGCCAACGACCTGTTGGTTCAAAAGGAATTTGCCGAGGCTGCCAATGTCGCTAAATCGAGATTCTTGGCATCGGCAAGCCACGATCTACGTCAGCCGGTTCACGCGCTGGGTATGTTTGTCGGCGCCTTGCGCGATCGACCTCTCGATGAAGTCAGCGGTCGACTAGTAAGGCAGATTCAAAATTCGATAGGCACGCTCGATAGCTTGTTTAGTGCAATCCTCGACATTTCGCGCCTCGATGCCGGTGTCATCGAAAGCGGGCCACAAGCTTTCGCAATTCATCCGATGCTCGAACGAATCTGCCGTGACGAGATTCCTGAAATCGATCGCAAGGGTATCGAATTGCGGCTCGTCCATTGCAGTCTCTTTGTTCGAACCGATCCGGTATTGCTTGAACGTGTCTTGCGTAACCTGGTCTCCAACGCCGTTCGCTATACGGACGCAGGGCGCGTGGTGGTTGGTTGCAGGCGTGGCGCTCGGTTGAGCGTTCAGGTGTGGGATTCCGGACGTGGCATCCCGGCTGATCAGCAGGATTTGATTTTTCAAGAATTTTATCAGATCGGAAATTCAGAGCGGGACCGAGCGCAGGGATTAGGACTTGGTCTTGCAATCGTACGACGCTTGACACGAATACTGGATATTCCGATGCAGATGCAATCGCGGGTCGCTCGGGGATCGGTGTTCAAGTTGTCCATCCCAGTAGCCGCGGAAAGGTCGGTGGCTATTGAGCCTTCCCAAGGACTGCCTGCGGTTGCTCAGGCATCACGTTTCATCCTGGTTATCGACGATGAGGTTGAAATCCAGGAAGGAATGAAGGCTTTGCTGACGGGATGGGGGCATTCGGTCGTTACCGCGAGTTCCTGCGCCGAGATGTTGGAATATGCGACCGCCTTTATCACTACGCCGAGCCTGATTATTTCGGATTACCGTTTGCGAAATGGCGAAGATGGCATTCTTGCTATCGAGCGCCTCCGCTCCGAGTTCAACAGCGATATTCCGGCCATTCTGATCACTGGCGACACGACGCCCGACCGGATTCGTGACGCGGTGATCAGCGACTGCTTTCTGATGCACAAGCCCGTATCCGACAACAGATTGCGCGCGTCGATCGCAAAATTGACGGCTGAAGTGCCAGGGCGGCTCTGA
- a CDS encoding response regulator, translated as MKLLIIDDHALVREGLVALLQQFEQAVDVLQASEAVEGLRLAEAHPDLDAVFLDLNMPDQGGMEVIPVFAKRRPHLPVIVLSSSEDPNDVSLALKSGAFGYLPKSASPRNVLSALRLVLAGEIYVPPLILNYTPTLAEEAPRPAPAAVGRMTERQTEVLRELCRGLTNKEISHVLNLSEKTTKSYITAIFRALGVVNRTQAAAAARQARIVTD; from the coding sequence ATGAAGCTGCTCATTATCGACGATCATGCGCTGGTGAGGGAGGGACTTGTCGCCTTGCTTCAGCAATTCGAGCAAGCCGTTGACGTGTTGCAGGCATCGGAAGCGGTAGAAGGATTGCGATTAGCCGAAGCCCACCCTGACCTCGACGCGGTCTTTCTCGATCTCAATATGCCAGATCAGGGCGGCATGGAAGTGATCCCCGTTTTTGCCAAACGCCGGCCCCACTTGCCGGTGATCGTATTGTCTTCGTCAGAGGATCCGAACGATGTGTCTCTCGCCCTGAAGTCGGGAGCATTCGGATATTTGCCAAAATCAGCTAGCCCGCGAAATGTCCTGTCTGCCCTACGGTTGGTGTTGGCAGGCGAAATCTATGTACCGCCGTTGATACTCAACTATACGCCTACCCTGGCTGAGGAGGCCCCTCGTCCGGCACCTGCCGCTGTTGGACGTATGACCGAACGGCAAACCGAGGTGCTGCGAGAGCTGTGCCGTGGGCTCACCAACAAAGAGATAAGCCACGTGCTCAACCTCTCCGAAAAGACGACCAAATCGTACATCACCGCCATCTTTAGGGCGCTCGGTGTAGTGAATCGAACGCAAGCCGCAGCCGCGGCGAGACAAGCTCGGATCGTGACAGATTGA